The following proteins are co-located in the Mesorhizobium sp. M1E.F.Ca.ET.045.02.1.1 genome:
- a CDS encoding glycoside hydrolase family 25 protein — protein MKQPARPLRRLALLAAAVALGTAAQASDFSEPWKNADRALVIDAYEYNSIDWAELATDKRVVGFINKASDGLPPPYFCFGGETDVKLCKALWKRYAVTRELFQTRKVVAKALGLKWGAYHLARPGNPVEQANNFIDFAEPAPDDLIALDLEGNDPAQWMSLEDAEEFVRQVHRRLGRFPVLYSNGKTAQYIADNRYTYRLLSRLPLWYARYKPDIGVHFPMGNWQGYALWQFSAQANCGRFRCPYRVPGTPNDIDVSVAPMKADELRQQWAFGGLIDVPADYLASIPVPVPRAAALAGKVTITYADVATPPTFEEMVAVLGARWDKFRDGFRMPVVKTVPQRPSFGIVQYVAWMRAGQRTPEQIDAAFAAADPVSTASTTLDRPRH, from the coding sequence TTGAAACAGCCGGCGCGCCCTCTTCGCCGCCTGGCGCTTCTCGCGGCGGCGGTTGCGCTGGGCACGGCGGCACAGGCCTCGGATTTCTCCGAGCCTTGGAAGAACGCCGACCGCGCGCTGGTGATCGACGCCTACGAATACAATTCCATCGACTGGGCTGAGCTCGCTACCGACAAGCGCGTCGTCGGCTTCATCAACAAGGCCTCCGACGGGCTGCCGCCGCCCTATTTCTGCTTCGGCGGCGAAACCGACGTCAAGCTCTGCAAGGCGCTGTGGAAGCGCTACGCGGTGACGCGCGAGCTGTTCCAGACGCGCAAGGTGGTGGCCAAGGCGCTCGGCCTGAAATGGGGCGCCTATCATCTTGCCCGGCCCGGCAACCCGGTCGAGCAGGCCAACAATTTCATCGATTTCGCCGAGCCCGCGCCGGACGATCTCATTGCCCTCGATCTCGAGGGCAACGATCCCGCGCAATGGATGTCGCTCGAGGACGCGGAAGAATTCGTGCGCCAGGTGCACCGCCGCCTCGGCCGTTTCCCTGTGCTCTACTCGAATGGCAAGACCGCCCAGTACATCGCCGACAACCGCTACACCTATCGGCTCTTGTCGCGGCTGCCGCTCTGGTACGCCCGCTACAAGCCGGACATCGGCGTGCATTTCCCGATGGGCAACTGGCAGGGCTACGCGCTCTGGCAGTTCTCGGCGCAGGCGAATTGCGGCCGTTTCCGCTGCCCCTATCGCGTGCCCGGCACGCCGAACGACATCGACGTCAGCGTCGCGCCGATGAAAGCCGACGAATTGCGCCAGCAATGGGCCTTCGGCGGGCTGATCGACGTGCCGGCGGATTACCTCGCCTCGATCCCGGTGCCGGTCCCGCGCGCAGCGGCGCTGGCCGGCAAGGTCACCATCACCTATGCCGACGTCGCGACGCCACCGACTTTCGAGGAGATGGTGGCGGTGCTCGGCGCGCGCTGGGATAAATTCCGCGACGGCTTCCGCATGCCGGTGGTGAAGACCGTGCCGCAGCGCCCGAGCTTCGGCATCGTCCAGTATGTTGCGTGGATGCGAGCCGGGCAGCGAACGCCCGAACAGATCGACGCAGCCTTCGCGGCAGCCGACCCGGTCAGCACCGCATCGACGACACTCGATCGACCCCGCCACTGA